Genomic window (Ranitomeya variabilis isolate aRanVar5 chromosome 8, aRanVar5.hap1, whole genome shotgun sequence):
cggggacatgtgATTGCACcgccgcaggagctgctggaagaCGGAACGATATGCtgagagggcgcgcagggaaggtaagtaggatcgtttggttttttttttataatggaagCCGGTGGTGGCTGTGGATGTAACTGTGCACGCactttaagagaaatgaatattcattgccagctcagtgaatattcatttatctttagcagcgggctcatgctttagccgcagccgccgtctcctgcctcctgtgacccactgctcctccTCCCGTGCcgtaaactgggacaatgacttgtgtataagccaaggggggcattttcagcacaaaaaatgtgctgaaaaactctgcttatactcgagtatatacggtactttactcGGGGGCAGAGAAGGCTGTCTTGGTGGTTTTAGAATTTGGCCTTCCACTATGTTCACACATTCGGGTTTTGAGATGCAGTTATTAAAACCAAAGCCAAGACTGGATTCAAAAATAGCACATCTCAATTTTCTAACATGGCCGTGTGCAGTAACCGGAGCTGATTTTCTGATTGTATCTGTTAACAGGACTTTTTGGATTGGAAGCAGGCCTGGCTAGCCTGGAGCTTCTTCAAGCAGTCGTTTCTGAAACAAATTCTTACAGAAGGTTAGTTTGTATCCATCATATTAGTAAATTATGAGTTGGCGAGTGTTTTTTTTTCCTAGATACATTATTTTTTATCATTCCGTTCAGTTTTATTAGGAGGAGGAAAAGCAAAGATGACGTTGTTAGTCATTCTGTAAGATCGTATGGACTCCTTCAAGTTATCAGTATCTAAGAACTttaagaaaaggggaaaaaaatcctAAGGTTTAACCTATAACTGTtacatcataatatatatatatatattatataatatttatGTATGTTTTTTAGGTGAGCGCTATGTGATGACTTTTCTCAGTGTGCTGTCATTTGGAGATCAGGGTAAGTCTCACATTTTCTTACACCACTGTTTTATGTGTATGACACAACTTTTTTTTAAGAATTCGTGGAGCTGGCTGTGATCTGATCGTGGCCTAGGGATAGGTCATCCATGTAAAAGTagttgacaacctctttaaaggataGAAACTGTGTCATGTAGCCATCACTCCGGTCCTACACTACAAATAGCAGTTTTTCTGATAATAATCATAAAAATTATTTGAAGTTGGCAGATTGCAGCAGCTTTAGTAAATACACCAGAATTGTGGCTGAATTTCTGCGATTAAACTAGCATACATCTTCTGCGGCAGATTTATAATTCAGTTATGGTCGAAAgtattggcacctttgaaattgttccagaaaatgaaggatttctcccagaaaattattgtaattccACATCttctgttatacacatgtttatttcatttgtgtattggaacaacacgaaaaaaaaatgcaaattggacataatttcacacaaaatccccaaaatgggccagataaaattgttgtggataaacaactttgatcaaactcacctgtggcaagtaacaggtgtgggcaatatgaaaatcacatctgaaaccagataaaaaggggagaaggtgactcaatctttgcattatgtgtctgtgtgtgccacactaagcatggagaacaggaagAGGAAAAGAGAACTGTCGGAGGACTTGACaatcaaaattgttgaacaatcacAACAatgtcaaggttacaagtccatctccagaaaccttgatgttcctttgtccacggtgagcaacataatcaagaagtttgacTCAtaacactgtagctaatctccctggacgtagacagcagagaaaaattgatgaaaggttgcaattcaggatagtctggatggagaATGAGCCGCCTCAATCATGTTTCAAAGAAACTTAAGCTgtcttgcaggctcagggtgcatcagtgccattgcgaactatccatcgacatttgaattaaactttgaattaaatgaaacactatggcaggagacacaggaggaccccactgctgacacagagacatgaaaaaagctagactgcggtttgccaaaatgtatgtgaataagccaaaatccttctgggaaagggccttgtggacagatgagaccaaaatagagttttctggtaaagcacatcattctactgttttctgaaaatggaatgaggtatacaaagaaaagaacacagtacctacagtcaaatatggtggaggttaaaAGATGTttaggggttgttttgctgcctctggcactgggtgccttgactgtgcgaGGCATCATAAAATCTGAACATTAcccaaggattttgggttgcaatatagtacccagtgtcagaaagctgggtttgcgtcctaggtcatggatcttccagcagtataatgaccccaaacatacatcaagaagcccccagaaatgggagTAGACGCCTTCACATATGAAGAGTcttccaaaattccagctgagatgtgtaagaagcttgttgatggttataggaagcgattactTGCAGTTATCTATTCCAAaggagggtgtgcaaccaaatattaagttgagggtgccaacaattttgtacagCTCAtcattggggttttgtgtgaaatgatgtccaatttgccttttcttctgttttttttatgctgttccaatacaaacaaaaatagaaaataaaaatataaaggaGGCTTTCTTTGGATTAATAGCACTGTCAAAAACAGAGagaaataaactttaaaaaaaaaaaatctgttcaagCTACACGTTACGGAGCGGAACCATCTCCGTCCTCAGGCTCATACAGTACAGATAGCAGAGGCTGGCATTAATTGGTATACAGCCACATGTACtatcaatcctttttttttattattggctTGGTTTTTGTTTTTAGCATTAACATTTTTCTGCATGGGGACATAACTTTAGCAATGGTCACTTTGCAGCCAAGCCTTGACCATTTTCTCAAGCCATGCCCCCCACAAATGTATCCAAAATGCTAAATGTGGAGATTGGCATGGGCAGAACCCTGGCTCGGTTGGGTTAGTAAATCTGTTCCATTCTGCCTGCGGATGAGTTAAGACTATGGGGGACTGTCCTGGTAGCCTCATATATCGTATGGAAGCTTATAATAACAAATTTAGTTAAGCACAACGCGAAGCCTGTACGATATTTCAGCTTGGTGACCTCTGATGTAGAATTAGTGTTTAAATGGGTGGTCTTCATGAGCAGGCCCTTTCCCATACGGCCTACGAATATCATAGATGGAGGCTCCAGTTCTGGTAGACTGGTTCCAACCTTGACCAACGATGATGGCCATTCATCTCAATGGCTTCCAAGTCTCCCAGAGTGGGTCTCCAGGCCATTTAACTGATCGCCCCCTCATTAAGTGTGGTACCTGATAAGATTTTCTCGGCAGTGGTCTTATGGTGCATTTAAATAGGCTGATTTTGGTCCATTAACGAGCAATAATCAACTACTACAAGCAAGCTGATCAATGATCGTTGACTTACCTgtttacacaggccaacaaaaactcATGGGAACAGAACCCAATCGTTGCGTCTCTGTCCAATatcatgttctcggcagcacatctcctgtttacaAGGGCCAATGTGCTGTTGATTACTATGATATTTATGCCAGTAGAAAAGATCCATCAACCGGGGAACAAGCGTTTTGCTCGTTCTGTTAGTGATCGCCGGCATTCTTGTCTGCAGCCATTCATCCATTCTCCGTCCATCTTCTAAATGCACCTGTAGAACTAATGGGTGAATGTAAGGATTTCTTATGTACAGTAAATGTATAGATTCTTATTATTTTGGATTTTTGGACCCTTTATATAAAACCTTTTAATAAGCTGCATTGATGTCTTGTGACTTTATCTTTTCCCAGGCGTGTACGACATAGTGAATAACTTGGGATCTCTGGTGGCGCGGTTCGTCTTCTTACCTATAGAGGAAAGCTTCTATGTTTATTTCTCTAAGGTGTTAGAAAGAGGAAAATCTGTCAAAAATCAAAGGAAGGTAAGTGAAATCTTCTAAAATAATGCTGAAAAGTCGTCTTGTCCTGATAAAACATCCATTTATCCTCTTACATTGTGGCAAAAGGAGGAGATCGCTGCCGCATCGGAAGTACTGGAGTCGCTCCTGAAGCTGGTGACGTTGATTGGTCTGGTTATCGTTGCCTTCGGATATGCCTACTCACAGCTGGCATTGGATATTTATGGTGGATCCCTGCTTAGTGACGACTCTGGTAAGGATGGCAAGTGGTCCGGTGTCATAACTCTGTGTACGATTGAGGGGTTATCCCTTCCCAAGCACCGTAATTAAGGTGGCACTTAGATttctgtttttgtctctttttttagaCATCTCATTTCATGGGGTTGTCCACcactttaatattgatgacctatccttaggattggGCATCAGTATCAGATTGTTGGGGGAGTTACACCTGGCACCCCCTCCGATCAGCCGTTATCGGTGTCGGCAGCTGGATGTGATGAGTTGTAAAGGGAAGAGCAACACTCCGTCACTGTATGGGGTCCATAGCGGGGTGCTGCACACCCACCCCTATTTATTCGACTAGGCCACTATACAGTTGGTGGAGCTGTgttgtgcagctccacaactgatcaCATCTGATCGGCTGAGGTGCCGGGTGTCGCACCCTCACCAACTTGATATTGACGACCTATTCTATGACTCTAATAGCAGTGAACAACCCATCTAAGAAGAAAGAGGTGACATGGAGCAGTCATTGGCTTCTGCCTCTCCTCTTGCAGTTCAGCCATTACACCACTTTTCTGCTTTCTTTGTGGTCACTTTGATTTTTCGAGTCTCCGGTAGGAATATTGATCACAAACTGAATGTAGATTAATTCTATGAATATACAAATATCTCTAGATCTGTGTATTCCAGGTCCTGTGCTCCTGCGCTTCTACTGTCTCTACGTGCTCTTGCTGGCCGTCAATGGCGTAAGCGAGTGTTTTACCTTTGCTTCTATGAGTAAAGAGGAGGTAGACAGGTGAGTGGCCGTAGATGTCTGTCACAATGCACGGGTATTGTAAGGGTGTGTGATGGATAGTCTGCTGCCGATTACTGTGGCCGGACTGTGAGACTTTACACCATCACATGCACACACTATGGAGAGAATATTTAGTGTTAGCGGATTTCACCTTGGCCATGGAAAACAccaaatgtggacaaatctgaagaaTCAAGATCTAATTTTTGCAGTGGATTTCCATTGGAGAAACTACACAGTGGATATGTCCTATTCGCACATAGCCTAAGGCAAGATTCTGGCTGACTGGTCTTGTAGGAAGCCACACTAGTAATAAGAAAAGGTACATCTGAAGGTGAGAAGGGCCAGATCGCAATCTCCATTCTAGCTCTTCCCAAAGGTGTTGGTTGGGGTTGAGGTCTGGGCTCAGTGCAGCCGGTCATGTCCTTCCAAACCAGTCACCCAACCATGTCTTTAGGAACCTTGGTCACAGTCATGAGCTACAGAAAAGGGCCTTCCACAGACGGTTCCCACAACGTCGAAAGTTACAATCGTCCTAAATGTCTCGTATGTTGAAGATTTCCCTTTAATGCAACTCAGAAGCTGAGGCCGACCGATGAAAAATAACCTCATtgtccctcctccaccaaactttacagctgGCACAGTGCAGTCAGGCGGGTAACGTTCTCCTGGTATTCACCAAACTCGTACTCGGCCGTCCATCAGATGCCAGCTAGAGAAGATGATTCATCATTTCACAACTTCCCACTGCTCCAATGACCACATACATTGCACCGCTCCATCAGAAGATTGTCATTGGTGATGCGGCTCTTTGACCGTGGAAACACCGTATTTGTGCTTGACCTTAGGCGGAGGTTGGCAGCTCTGCAGGTATTGAGTCAGCAAAATGATGGGTCTTTTATGCACTCAGTGACTCCGCTCTGTAACCTTATGTGGTCGGCCATTTCACAGCTGAGTAACTCTGTGCAAAAAGTTTTTCCGCTTTTCTATAATACCACTCACAGGTAATTCTGGAgcatttaggagggaagaaatgtcaCAAACTGGTTGAAAAGGTTAGTTGTTACTCCACAGAACTCATTTCCACTTCCTGCGAAACCAGTAGTGGCAGCTTTATACTACTCCATCTgacgcttggtgatgtaaggctgcatgcagctgctcggccatgatgcCCCTGGCGAGGGCGCAGTATTTGTTCTGATGTTAATACCAATTGTCCTCTCtcctggccccttcctgatataatgtcctctctcctggccccttcctgatataatgtcctctctcctggccccttcctgatataatgtcctctctcctggccccttcctgatataatgtcttcTCTCCTGGCccgttcctgatataatgtcctatTCTCCTGGTCCCGTCCTGATATAATGTCCTCTCtcctggccccttcctgatataatgtcctctctcctggccccttcctgatataatgtcctctctcctggccccttcctgatataatgtcctctctcctggccccttcctgatataatgtcctctCTCCTggtcccttcctgatataatgtcctctCTCCTGGCccgttcctgatataatgtcctatTCTCCTGGTCCCGTCCTGATATAATGTCCTCTCtcctggccccttcctgatataatgtcctctCTCCTGGCTCCTTCCtgatacaaggtcctctctcttggccccttcctgatataatgtcctctCTCccggccccttcctgatataatgtcctctctcctggccccttcctgatacaaggtcctctctcctggccccttcctgatataatgtcctatTCTCCTggtcccttcctgatataatgtcctatTCTCCTGGCCCCTTCCTTATATAATGTCCTCTCtcctggccccttcctgatataatgtcctctCTCCTggtcccttcctgatataatgtcctctCTCCTGGCccgttcctgatataatgtcctattctcctggccccttcctgatataatgtcctctCTCCTGGCCCCTCCTCTTAATAATGTTCCCTGTTCTGCTGCTGTTCCGCAAATTATTTATAAAAAGAATGATTTGTCTTCGATTCCCCCTCTCCCATGAGGTGTGGCGAGCTCTTCCACAGCTGACGCAAAACCCATCAGTTGACATCAGCGTCCCCAACACCAGCAGCGCTTGACGTCACTGCTATGCTGCACCACCCATGACTGGCAGCTgagagcctctgattggctggtggcaTGTATTGCACCATaatgcatttcagctgaatgtgcaccctcgtacgcacatccagctgaaatatgcGCTGGCAGTGGTGGAACACAttcagactgtttttttttttttaaatttaattattaTTTTGGACATCGTTTTTATCCATGGTGCACTATCAGTGCACATGATCCCTCTCTTCTAGGGAAGGGGGTTACATAGTGTGAGAACCAACATCAATAATTCATTGTCTTCTGGGTCTATTATTCTGAATTATTACAATGCCTTAATGCTGACTTATACATTTTCTGAAGAACTAATTTCTGAAAAGTTTGCAATTGTTACAATGACATCTATAGATCTATTctaaattcttttcttttttttacccctaATGTCCCATTGTCAGGTTTAACTACATCATGTTGGGTCTCtcgctaagtttcctttgcctttcCTACTACATGACAGCTTGGCTCGGCAGTGTCGGATTCATCTTGGCAAACTGCTTTAATATGGGCTTACGGATCGCTCACAGCCTACATTATATCAGGAGATATTACACCGGCAGCCCCTACCGGCCGCTCTCTGGGCTTCTGCCGTCTCCAGCAGTAATTTGTGTGCTTGCAGTAAGTGCTGCCATCACCAGATATTCAGAGGTAACCACTAAAGTTTTATTGTTCCATGATCTGTGACGCAACGGTCAAAACTTGATCGAAAGTTTTATTTTACTTCTTATCTTTCAATTCTATTTAATATTTGTATAcattttatttgtaattatttaatgtattttatatttgtttaaatgttatttatttttattgattttcttttcaATTTTATTAAGTATTTgtctttttattaattttattagctTTTTTAGTTCATCTTTTTATAAATTGTATTAGTAGTAGTTTTTTCTTTCAGTTTTctccatttaatttttttatttttcaaatagaACATCACGGAGCACAAGGCACCAGAAGTCAAAGCGCACTACAGTAAACCCCAAAAATATGTTTTTAGGACCATTGACACAACTTGTTCAACCCACAGTGATGTTGACACAGTGAACCATAACATCCAACCCAGAACCTTAtggtgcccatacacattagataaaagacGTCCGAAATGGATGATTTCGACCCATAACAAACAATTGTCTGCTTTTTTTTAATGAAGGGATCATCGCTCATTTTGAGTGATCGCCGACGATTGAGCTTACGTTATTAATGAAACTGTCAGTCGgacatgttggatttttttttggACCATGATGAGTTCTGGCTAAATCATTGTCTGAAAAAAGAAATTTTGGCCAATGCTGTCTGAGATGTACTTTGGGCCATCGATGAATATTCATTTGACCATCAGTCCattttaatctaatgtgtatgggggccgttACCCCAACCTCCACACCCGTCAGCGACAGAGGCCATTTTATGTGTATCGGTTACATTTTACATTGAATTCTTTATAAACAAACTTCCGGAATACACCTTGCTACATCTCTGAAAATAGATTAGACTTGTCAATCGGCAAATACGGCatcacgatatatatatatatatatatatatatatatatatatatatatatatatatatatatatatatatatagtaaatatttgatatatttatatgtacgtatatacatacatatacagtatatgttcctATATAGGGTTAAAACCACTCATCTGAAGACATTTGAAAAATATTCTGGAGAGTTAAAATGAGTGGCCTGTTGGATCCAAGCTAATATACTAGTTGGTTCAGCTTCGGCTGTAGTCAGTGATAGCCCCCCATCCCACGCAAGAGAATTGTCCAAACAACACTTAGCGCTCCATAGGGAGTACAGTTACCTCTTTGCTTCCCGAGCATATTACCCAGAATAAGAAGGCTGTGACCCGGAATAGGAAGGCTGTGACCCGGAATAGGAAGGCTGTGACCCGGAATAGGAAGGCTGTGACCCGGAATAGGAAGGCTGTTAGCCGCGATCGGAAGGCTGTTAGCCGGAATAGTAATAGGAAGGCTGTTACCCGGAATAGGAAGGCTGTTACCCGGAATAGGAAGGCTGTGACCCGGAATAGGAAGGCTGTGACCTGGAATAGGAAGGCTGTTAGCCGCGATCGGAAGGCTGTTAGCCGGAATAGTAATAGGAAGGCTGTGACCCGGAATAGGAAGgctgttttcttgtttgttttttttaacaaggtCTTGAAACTCTTAAGTCTAATCTCCTATCCCAGTCACACTTCAAgaaatgcccaccatgcagaatatGTTCTCTGCTTTTATTTTCCAGAAATAGCGTTGCATATGCACATGGGCTGTGtctagtattgtatttttttttcccatggaaGTATATACACCTGTCCTGCCATACCAGAAAATGCCCGTATCAGTTTGTCAGGCTTTGCTGAAGTATTATGTTGCCTCttgacttcttcttcttcttttgacAGGCGGCCTTGTGCTGTGACCTGGGCTGGCCGTCTCGCCTGGCTCACATCCTGGTGGGAGCGCTCTGTCTGTCCCTGACTTTGGCTGCTGTAGTCCTGACTGAAGGAAAACTGACTCACTTTATACGCAGTCACTTCCTGTCGAAAAAGCCAAAGAAGAAAGTATAATGGAGAAAGGACTGAGATTCCTCCAAGCCGTCACAGTACTTAGCGTGACACGAAGAAAAATTATCAAGATGGAGAAATTtctggctgtaaaaaaaaaaaaaaagcatagacAGAGAAAAGTTGCAACTCATTCAAACGTCGGAACGAACGAGCTGACcattggattctcagttaacttgtTATGGTTGGATTCTCCGGCACCAGCGGCGAGCAatatgcatacatgcggtcacatgctgaccagACGTGTGCAGCCTGacacatctagttggcatgtggccGGAAGCGTATCATTAGCAtacctgcagtcacatgaccgcccagCATCagggaatcctcacagtgcacagtgtgTGTGATGTGAGGACTCgcatgtctgcagtcacatgggctacaagtctgcagtcactctaagaCCAGCCATCCTCTTCGTGAATAGAGAaccaaaaaaaaatgtctccaatgGGGGACAACGCTTTAATATT
Coding sequences:
- the RFT1 gene encoding man(5)GlcNAc(2)-PP-dolichol translocation protein RFT1, with the protein product MAAQHDVLRDTTRLASSTMVLQVVFRLLTFALNAFTLRYVSREVIGIVNVRLTLLYTTVVFLAREAFRKACLSHSTQQSWRHTVHLTWLAAPLGVCWSVILGWVWLSVLETPDPAIIPHYGPGVLAFGFSAVIELMAEPFWVLAQAHLFVRLKVIAESLAIIVRCSVTVTLVLLWPHWGLLIFSLAQVLYTSLLSLCYILYFAKFLGSQEAEKKSFPLHSMMEFLPRRSTSQDFLDWKQAWLAWSFFKQSFLKQILTEGERYVMTFLSVLSFGDQGVYDIVNNLGSLVARFVFLPIEESFYVYFSKVLERGKSVKNQRKEEIAAASEVLESLLKLVTLIGLVIVAFGYAYSQLALDIYGGSLLSDDSGPVLLRFYCLYVLLLAVNGVSECFTFASMSKEEVDRFNYIMLGLSLSFLCLSYYMTAWLGSVGFILANCFNMGLRIAHSLHYIRRYYTGSPYRPLSGLLPSPAVICVLAVSAAITRYSEAALCCDLGWPSRLAHILVGALCLSLTLAAVVLTEGKLTHFIRSHFLSKKPKKKV